In Drosophila pseudoobscura strain MV-25-SWS-2005 chromosome 4, UCI_Dpse_MV25, whole genome shotgun sequence, the following proteins share a genomic window:
- the esc gene encoding polycomb protein esc: MSSDKVKNGNEHDSDDSCGDESASFTTNSTTSQSKSPTSSTRSKRRGRRSTKSKPKTVAAYKYDTHAKENHGASIFGVAFNTLLGKDEPQMFATAGSNRCTVYECPRKGGLQLVHCYADPDPDEVFYTCAWSYDLKSSAPLLAAAGYRGVVRVIDIEQNEAVGNYVGHGQAINELKFHPHKLQLLLSGSKDHAIRLWNIQTHVCIAIFGGVEAHRDEVLSIDFNMKGDRIVSSGMDHSLKLWCLDSPDFQHKVELSNTFSQEKSTMPFPTVTRHFPDFSTRDIHRNYVDCVQWFGNFVLSKSCENAIICWKPGQLHQSFEQVKPNDSSCTLIATFSYDECEIWFVRFGFNPWHKVIALGNQHGKVYVWELDPSDPEGAHMTTLHNQRSVSTVRQIAFSRDASILVYVCDDATVWRWNRPQAAAI; encoded by the exons ATGAGCAGTGATAAAGTGAAAAACGGCAACGAGCATGACTCCGACGACTCATGTGGC GATGAGTCGGCCAGTTTTACCACAAACAGCACCACATCGCAAAGCAAATCGCCGACGTCCAGCACGCGGAGCAAGCGCCGGGGGCGACGCTCCACCAAATCGAAGCCAAAAACCGTAGCCGCCTACAAATACGA CACACATGCGAAGGAGAACCATGGAGCCAGCATTTTCGGCGTGGCCTTCAACACCCTGCTGGGCAAAGACGAGCCCCAAATGTTTGCCACAGCGGGCAGCAATCGGTGTACAGTGTACGAGTGCCCCAGGAAGGGCGGATTGCAGCTAGTGCACTGCTATGCCGATCCAGAC CCCGATGAAGTATTCTACACCTGCGCCTGGTCATATGATCTAAAGAGCTCTGCTCCGCTCCTAGCTGCTGCCGGCTATCGGGGCGTCGTTCGCGTGATAGACATTGAGCAGAACGAGGCTGTTGGCAACTACGTAGGCCACGGCCAGGCCATCAACGAGCTCAAGTTCCATCCGCATAAGCTGCAACTGTTGCTCTCCGGCAGCAAGGATCACGCCATACGGCTGTGGAACATACAAACCCACGTCTGCATTGCCATCTTCGGCGGAGTGGAAGCCCATCGCGATGAAGTGCTCTCGATAGACTTCAACATGAAGGGCGATCGCATCGTTTCCAGTGGGATGGATCACTCCCTGAAGCTGTGGTGCCTCGACAGCCCGGACTTTCAGCACAAAGTCGAGCTATCGAACACATTCAGCCAGGAGAAGTCGACAATGCCGTTTCCAACAGTGACCAGGCATTTCCCCGACTTTTCCACGCGCGACATCCATCGAAACTATGTGGACTGCGTTCAGTGGTTCGGCAACTTTGTGCTGTCAAAATCCTGCGAGAACGCCATCATCTGCTGGAAGCCGGGACAGCTGCACCAATCCTTTGAGCAGGTCAAGCCCAACGACTCATCGTGCACCCTCATCGCCACGTTCAGCTACGACGAGTGTGAGATTTGGTTTGTGCGCTTCGGCTTCAATCCCTGGCACAAAGTCATCGCCTTGGGCAACCAGCATGGCAAGGTTTACGTATGGGAACTGGATCCCAGCGATCCGGAAGGAGCACACATGACGACGCTGCACAACCAGCGCAGTGTGTCCACGGTGCGGCAGATAGCCTTCTCCAGAGACGCCAGCATCTTGGTCTATGTGTGCGATGATGCCACCGTGTGGCGCTGGAACCGACCTCAGGCGGCGGCCATTTGA
- the LOC4817555 gene encoding ovomucoid-like encodes MRFFALIALCLFALLSLTVAQEADFCPCPRNFEPVCGSDSRTYSNKCDLECQATKASRQGRSITLIKEGRC; translated from the coding sequence ATGCGTTTCTTTGCTCTGATCGCCCTCTGCCTGTTCGCCCTGCTGTCGCTCACCGTGGCCCAGGAGGCGGACTTCTGCCCGTGTCCCCGCAACTTTGAGCCCGTCTGCGGCTCGGACTCCAGGACCTACAGCAACAAGTGCGACCTGGAGTGCCAGGCCACCAAGGCCTCCCGTCAGGGCCGCAGCATCACGCTCATCAAAGAGGGAAGATGCTGA